The following are encoded together in the Capsulimonas corticalis genome:
- a CDS encoding ABC transporter ATP-binding protein yields the protein MDKSDGADLSRRVWRLLGAYMLRDKWLLFVALLSAIGLSGTGLLSAKIMSDLFDALKVGNAAKLNLYSLAIVGVYVVRWFFVYGEMVYFAEAGQRLGLRLRSAIYTHLQSLSLRFFNKQRTGALMSTINNDVPLLQSSIASLKDLAPAPFQVIGGIAICIWISPKLSLAAMIVIPLMAAIINWLTKQIKGITSRTQDKLSDVNTIMEETLSGIRVIQSFSAEQHEIARFDRENHNAKELFMQSVRRQANLKPSVDVIGAIGISFALWVGGNLVVGHQLSFAHLVYFIGLLNQVAVGLNGLGGAKVTWEQIRAASERILDNVLDVEPDIRSAPDAVSLPEIQGLIEFRNVDFAYVPGTPVLSNISFTMNPGEVVAVVGKTGSGKSTIADLIPRFYDPDAGSVTVDGHDLRAVTVQSLRKHIAIVPQETMLFGGTIRDNIAYGNPDATDEMVEQAARAANAHDFISNPNVLPDGYNTIVGERGKQLSGGQRQRVAIARALIKNPRILILDEATSALDNQSETLVQQALDELMQGRTTLVIAHRLSTVVNADRILVMQNGRIAESGTHAELLRIPDGIYAQLYETQFRWEVETPQVGAPL from the coding sequence ATGGATAAGTCCGATGGAGCCGATCTTTCCCGCCGCGTATGGCGTCTTTTGGGCGCGTACATGCTGCGTGACAAATGGCTGCTGTTTGTCGCGCTCCTATCCGCCATTGGCCTGAGCGGAACGGGGCTGCTCAGCGCGAAGATCATGTCCGATCTGTTCGACGCGCTCAAAGTGGGCAACGCGGCGAAGCTGAATCTCTACAGCCTCGCCATCGTGGGCGTGTACGTTGTGCGCTGGTTCTTTGTCTATGGCGAGATGGTCTATTTCGCCGAAGCGGGCCAGCGCCTTGGCCTGCGCCTGCGCAGCGCCATCTACACGCACTTGCAGAGCCTTTCCCTTCGCTTTTTCAACAAACAGCGCACCGGCGCGCTGATGTCCACCATCAACAACGACGTGCCGCTCCTGCAAAGCTCCATCGCGAGCTTGAAGGACCTGGCGCCCGCGCCGTTTCAGGTGATTGGCGGCATCGCCATCTGCATCTGGATCTCGCCCAAGCTTTCGCTCGCGGCGATGATCGTCATCCCCTTGATGGCGGCGATTATCAACTGGCTCACCAAGCAGATCAAGGGCATCACCAGCCGCACGCAGGACAAGCTCTCCGATGTCAACACGATCATGGAGGAGACGCTGAGCGGTATCCGCGTGATCCAATCGTTTTCCGCCGAGCAGCATGAGATCGCCCGCTTCGACCGGGAGAACCATAACGCCAAAGAGCTGTTCATGCAGAGCGTGCGCCGGCAGGCGAACCTCAAGCCCAGCGTCGATGTGATCGGCGCGATTGGGATCTCGTTCGCGCTTTGGGTCGGCGGCAACCTGGTGGTCGGTCATCAGCTCTCGTTCGCGCACCTGGTTTACTTTATCGGCCTCCTCAATCAAGTCGCGGTCGGTTTGAACGGATTGGGCGGCGCGAAGGTCACCTGGGAGCAGATCCGGGCGGCGAGCGAGCGCATTCTGGACAATGTGCTCGATGTCGAGCCGGACATCCGCAGCGCGCCCGACGCCGTTTCGCTCCCCGAAATCCAGGGCCTGATCGAGTTCCGTAACGTCGATTTTGCCTATGTTCCGGGCACCCCGGTCCTGAGCAACATCAGCTTCACGATGAACCCCGGCGAGGTGGTGGCGGTGGTCGGGAAGACCGGATCGGGCAAGAGCACGATCGCCGATCTGATCCCCCGGTTTTACGACCCGGACGCCGGCTCGGTAACCGTGGATGGACACGATCTGCGCGCGGTGACCGTTCAATCTTTGCGCAAGCATATCGCCATCGTGCCGCAGGAGACGATGCTATTTGGCGGGACGATCCGCGACAATATCGCCTACGGCAATCCGGACGCCACGGATGAGATGGTGGAGCAGGCGGCGCGCGCCGCGAACGCGCACGATTTCATTTCGAACCCGAACGTTTTGCCGGACGGGTACAATACCATTGTCGGCGAGCGCGGTAAGCAGCTTTCCGGCGGCCAGCGACAGCGTGTCGCGATCGCCCGGGCGCTGATCAAGAACCCGCGCATTTTGATTTTGGATGAGGCGACCTCAGCGCTGGACAACCAGTCCGAGACGCTCGTTCAGCAGGCGCTGGACGAACTGATGCAGGGGCGCACGACTCTCGTGATCGCGCACCGCCTTTCGACAGTCGTCAACGCCGACCGAATTTTGGTCATGCAGAATGGCCGGATCGCCGAATCGGGAACGCACGCGGAGCTGCTGCGAATCCCGGACGGCATCTATGCACAACTGTACGAAACACAGTTCCGATGGGAAGTTGAGACGCCGCAAGTCGGCGCGCCTCTATGA
- the lpxC gene encoding UDP-3-O-acyl-N-acetylglucosamine deacetylase, whose product MTLALPRRRQTLLQPSERFHGIALHSGSEAWVRLLPAEPGRGLLFVDSESGQEIPALTENLGDTSRQTQIHAGGRTLSTVEHLLSSLAALGVDDARIEVSGPELPIADGSAAPFLALIQAAGIGEHPGAIALEPLALREPLLLMGASGSSVLALPAPHFQATVALSYPNHPYLGSQIATFDAVSDDYATQIAPARTYGFLSEIEQLHARGLGLGASYDNALVLGEEAYVTPPRFENELARHKLLDLIGDLALAGRPLQMHVIAVKPGHQLNTSLATLLRKM is encoded by the coding sequence GTGACCCTGGCTCTTCCTCGCCGCCGCCAAACCCTCCTCCAACCCTCGGAACGCTTTCATGGAATCGCGCTTCACTCCGGCAGTGAGGCGTGGGTGCGTCTCTTGCCCGCAGAACCGGGCAGGGGACTTTTGTTTGTCGACTCGGAATCCGGGCAGGAAATCCCCGCGCTGACGGAGAATCTCGGGGATACGTCTCGGCAGACACAGATCCATGCAGGCGGGCGTACGCTTTCCACTGTCGAGCATTTACTTTCTTCGCTGGCGGCGCTGGGCGTTGACGACGCCCGGATCGAGGTTTCGGGGCCGGAGCTGCCGATTGCGGACGGGAGCGCGGCGCCGTTTCTCGCGCTGATCCAGGCGGCTGGGATCGGCGAGCACCCCGGAGCGATCGCGCTGGAGCCTCTCGCGCTGCGCGAGCCGCTGCTGCTGATGGGCGCGTCCGGATCGTCCGTGCTGGCGCTTCCCGCGCCGCATTTTCAGGCGACCGTGGCGCTGTCTTATCCGAACCATCCGTATTTGGGCAGCCAAATCGCTACGTTCGATGCGGTGTCCGATGATTACGCGACGCAGATCGCGCCCGCCCGAACGTATGGATTTCTTTCCGAAATCGAACAACTGCATGCGCGCGGTTTGGGATTAGGCGCGTCGTACGACAACGCTTTGGTGCTGGGGGAAGAGGCGTATGTCACTCCTCCGCGCTTTGAGAATGAGCTCGCCAGGCACAAGCTGCTGGATCTCATCGGGGATCTGGCGCTGGCCGGCAGACCTCTCCAGATGCATGTGATCGCCGTCAAGCCGGGACACCAGTTGAACACGAGTTTAGCGACGCTGCTGCGTAAAATGTAA
- a CDS encoding methyltransferase family protein produces the protein MTSSENPTNPPAVGRPPFLVRRRTMFTWLIPLLLMAAVVLLKRGDGGVPAYAAGIVLVFLGEVVRFWAAGYISKDAVIATGGPYAYVRNPLYFGSLLLAIGYGLVSGLGWGGVIAMTALFFLFHLAAIRYEESFLKVKFGQPYLDYLARVPRIIPSLSPRTRGDGAYTWAQAINNREHLSALFAVVFVIALTVCRVLVLKHG, from the coding sequence ATGACAAGTTCTGAAAACCCGACTAATCCGCCGGCCGTCGGCCGGCCTCCCTTTCTCGTGCGTCGCCGCACGATGTTCACATGGCTTATCCCGCTGCTGCTGATGGCCGCCGTCGTCCTGCTGAAACGCGGGGACGGCGGAGTTCCGGCGTACGCCGCCGGGATCGTCCTGGTGTTCCTGGGTGAAGTCGTCCGTTTCTGGGCGGCCGGCTACATCTCCAAGGACGCCGTGATCGCCACCGGCGGCCCGTACGCCTATGTCCGTAACCCTTTGTACTTCGGCTCGCTGCTCCTGGCGATCGGCTACGGCCTGGTTTCGGGGCTGGGGTGGGGCGGCGTCATCGCGATGACGGCGCTATTTTTCCTGTTCCATTTGGCCGCCATCCGCTACGAGGAAAGCTTCCTCAAGGTCAAGTTTGGGCAGCCATACTTGGACTATCTTGCGCGTGTTCCTCGCATTATTCCCTCTCTCAGCCCGCGCACGCGCGGCGACGGCGCATACACCTGGGCGCAAGCGATTAATAATCGGGAACATCTGTCGGCCCTATTCGCCGTAGTGTTCGTTATTGCATTAACCGTTTGTCGAGTACTGGTGTTAAAACATGGATAA
- the fabZ gene encoding 3-hydroxyacyl-ACP dehydratase FabZ — MLDIAAIKEILPHRYPFLLVDRVLELEPGKRAVGIKNVTVNEEFFQGHFPQRPIMPGVLVIEAMAQIGGIMILAVEEHRGKLAFLGTIDNAKFRRPVVPGDTLNIEAVLTRARGNTGKVHCTARVEDQVVAEAEIMFVLSKPE, encoded by the coding sequence ATGCTCGATATCGCGGCGATTAAAGAAATTTTGCCCCACCGTTATCCATTTCTTCTAGTGGACCGGGTCCTTGAGCTGGAGCCCGGCAAGCGCGCCGTCGGAATCAAGAACGTTACGGTGAATGAAGAGTTCTTTCAGGGACATTTCCCCCAGCGTCCGATTATGCCGGGGGTGTTGGTGATCGAAGCGATGGCTCAGATCGGCGGGATCATGATCCTTGCGGTCGAGGAGCATCGCGGCAAGCTGGCTTTTCTGGGAACGATCGACAACGCCAAATTTCGGCGTCCCGTGGTCCCAGGCGACACATTGAACATTGAGGCCGTCTTGACGAGGGCGCGAGGCAATACTGGGAAGGTGCACTGCACTGCCCGGGTCGAGGACCAAGTCGTCGCGGAAGCGGAGATCATGTTCGTCCTGTCAAAGCCGGAGTAA
- a CDS encoding lysophospholipid acyltransferase family protein, with amino-acid sequence MKPRAFSLIIAILTWTVSRTVNLRFVREDQVEKIRRETGKGVILATWHGRTLLPITRFHRRGYWAMISTSRDGEYQYWIFKRFGFNIVRGSSSARGAVEATLKLIKALKGGGVLAHTPDGPRGPSRTAHTGTVYLAMKSGCPIIPVGIGASSCKLLSTWDRYMIPMPFSKAVMLYGDPMYIPADAKSEEEQQRWTDRLGEQIDMLEAEAERMVGRKIPTAQLTGTARR; translated from the coding sequence ATGAAACCACGCGCTTTTTCCCTGATCATCGCCATATTGACCTGGACGGTGTCCCGCACCGTCAATCTGCGCTTCGTGCGCGAAGATCAAGTTGAGAAGATCCGGCGCGAGACCGGAAAGGGCGTGATCCTCGCCACTTGGCATGGGCGGACGCTGCTGCCGATCACGCGCTTTCACCGGCGCGGCTACTGGGCGATGATCTCGACATCGCGCGATGGCGAGTATCAGTACTGGATCTTCAAACGCTTCGGATTTAACATCGTGCGCGGGTCGTCGTCGGCGCGCGGCGCCGTGGAGGCTACTCTCAAGCTGATCAAGGCGCTGAAGGGCGGGGGAGTGCTGGCGCACACGCCGGACGGCCCGCGCGGCCCAAGCCGCACGGCGCATACCGGCACGGTCTACCTGGCGATGAAATCGGGGTGCCCGATCATTCCCGTCGGCATCGGCGCCTCATCGTGCAAACTGCTTTCGACCTGGGACCGCTATATGATCCCAATGCCGTTCTCCAAGGCGGTCATGCTCTACGGTGATCCGATGTATATTCCCGCTGACGCCAAGAGCGAGGAAGAGCAGCAGCGCTGGACTGACCGGCTCGGAGAGCAGATCGACATGCTGGAAGCGGAAGCCGAGCGCATGGTGGGGCGCAAAATCCCTACGGCGCAGTTGACGGGAACCGCTCGGCGATGA
- the lpxA gene encoding acyl-ACP--UDP-N-acetylglucosamine O-acyltransferase translates to MIHPTAVIDPTAHIGKDVEIGAYCVIGAEVSIGDGSQLRAHVVIEPYVTVGAGCEIFSGAVLGGIPQDRKFKGEKSFLIIGDNNVIREHVTIHRAAGAGNETRIGDGNQIMAYCHIGHNCMIGSGITMANMVGIAGHVEVEDRVVLGGIVGIHQFVRIGKLAMIGGYSKVVQDIPPFMMADGRPCKILDLNVIGLRRSGVSAHTRADLKQAYKTLYRSSMNMSQALETIETDIDESPERDYLLSFIRNIRFGSNGRQNDAARS, encoded by the coding sequence ATGATACATCCCACTGCGGTAATCGACCCGACGGCGCACATCGGGAAGGACGTTGAGATCGGCGCATATTGTGTGATCGGCGCCGAGGTTTCCATCGGCGACGGATCGCAGCTGCGCGCTCACGTCGTGATCGAACCGTACGTCACCGTGGGCGCCGGCTGCGAGATCTTCTCGGGCGCGGTCCTTGGCGGCATTCCGCAAGACCGAAAGTTCAAGGGCGAGAAAAGCTTTTTGATCATTGGCGACAACAACGTGATTCGCGAGCACGTCACGATCCATCGCGCCGCCGGCGCGGGGAACGAGACGCGCATCGGCGACGGCAATCAGATCATGGCGTACTGCCACATCGGCCACAACTGCATGATCGGCAGCGGCATCACCATGGCGAACATGGTGGGCATCGCCGGCCATGTGGAGGTGGAGGATCGCGTGGTGCTCGGCGGCATCGTCGGCATCCACCAGTTCGTCCGGATCGGCAAGCTGGCGATGATCGGCGGCTATTCCAAGGTTGTCCAGGACATCCCGCCCTTTATGATGGCCGATGGACGCCCCTGCAAAATCCTGGACCTGAACGTGATCGGCCTTCGCCGCTCCGGCGTCTCCGCGCATACGCGCGCCGACCTGAAGCAGGCTTACAAGACCCTGTATCGCTCCAGCATGAATATGTCGCAGGCGCTGGAAACGATCGAGACGGACATTGACGAGAGCCCGGAGCGCGATTATCTGCTGTCCTTTATTCGAAATATCCGATTCGGATCGAACGGCCGTCAAAACGACGCCGCGCGAAGCTGA
- a CDS encoding lipid-A-disaccharide synthase has translation MSERPITIAMIAGESSGDRQGAALLEALRKLVAPRPVTAWGGGGKLMAAAGVDVHYNSDPWSSIGIVATLFSIPYLLSVRAKLKRSLKANPPDALVLIDAGAFNVEIGRWAKQHGICPVFYYFPPGSWRRPEIPDAPSSKPNKLVSATDRIVTPFPWSADYLNAVGADAHFVGHPLLDIVKPQMTDGEFYERFGLDPMRPIVALLPGSRMFELTHILPPLIGAAGEISRRIPGVQFVLALAPSAPRAYVEEMIRREQRQGGRAARLQLFIHQAGDKLAQIAHSTLPSPSAQMATTEGMTLPAPEEESPAPRERPIPKQAPLVICEDLTYDVMSRSDLVITKSGTSTLEAAILHKPMIIVYRVSSFMAFEYRLRKPKLKIKHFGMPNIMADEALFPELLQDEANPEAISELAVGILLQPERLMSLKTRVTELVHRVLGEPGGVERSAQLLLDLIESHPRR, from the coding sequence ATGTCTGAGCGACCGATAACTATCGCCATGATCGCCGGCGAGTCTTCCGGCGACCGCCAGGGAGCGGCGCTGCTGGAGGCTCTGCGCAAGCTTGTCGCGCCCCGTCCCGTAACGGCGTGGGGCGGCGGCGGCAAGCTGATGGCGGCCGCCGGCGTGGACGTGCATTACAACAGCGATCCGTGGAGCAGCATCGGCATCGTCGCGACTCTGTTCAGCATCCCGTATTTGCTTTCCGTGCGCGCGAAACTCAAACGGTCTTTGAAGGCCAATCCGCCCGACGCGCTGGTGCTCATCGACGCCGGCGCATTCAATGTGGAGATCGGGCGCTGGGCGAAGCAGCATGGGATCTGTCCGGTCTTCTACTACTTCCCGCCGGGATCGTGGCGCCGGCCAGAGATCCCCGACGCGCCCAGCAGTAAGCCGAACAAGCTGGTGTCGGCGACGGACCGCATTGTGACGCCGTTTCCATGGTCCGCGGACTATTTGAACGCCGTTGGCGCGGACGCGCATTTTGTCGGCCACCCATTGCTGGACATCGTGAAGCCGCAGATGACCGATGGGGAGTTCTATGAGCGCTTTGGCTTGGATCCCATGCGCCCGATCGTCGCGCTGCTTCCCGGCAGCCGCATGTTTGAGCTCACCCACATCCTGCCGCCGCTGATCGGCGCGGCCGGCGAGATCTCGCGGCGCATTCCGGGCGTGCAGTTCGTGCTGGCTCTGGCGCCGTCCGCGCCGCGCGCCTATGTCGAGGAGATGATCCGGCGCGAGCAGCGGCAGGGAGGCCGGGCGGCGCGTTTGCAGCTCTTTATCCATCAGGCGGGCGACAAGCTGGCGCAGATCGCGCATTCGACGCTGCCGTCGCCGTCCGCTCAGATGGCGACCACGGAAGGGATGACGCTGCCCGCGCCCGAAGAAGAATCTCCGGCGCCGCGCGAACGGCCGATCCCGAAGCAAGCGCCGCTAGTGATCTGCGAAGACCTGACCTACGATGTGATGAGCCGCAGCGACCTGGTGATCACCAAGTCCGGCACATCCACGCTGGAGGCCGCGATCCTGCACAAGCCGATGATCATTGTGTACCGGGTCTCGAGCTTCATGGCGTTTGAATATCGCCTTCGCAAGCCCAAACTCAAAATCAAGCATTTCGGAATGCCCAATATCATGGCCGACGAGGCGCTGTTTCCGGAGCTGCTTCAGGATGAGGCCAATCCGGAAGCCATCTCGGAGCTGGCCGTGGGCATTCTGCTGCAGCCCGAGCGGCTGATGTCGCTCAAAACTCGTGTGACCGAGCTGGTGCATCGCGTGCTCGGCGAGCCCGGCGGAGTCGAGCGCAGCGCGCAGCTGCTGCTCGACCTGATCGAATCCCATCCGCGTCGTTAG